Within Topomyia yanbarensis strain Yona2022 chromosome 2, ASM3024719v1, whole genome shotgun sequence, the genomic segment GTATCCAAGATATCTGTGCGTATTCACAATTTCCAGTCGCTCCCCTCGAACGTTGACACGGAGGTGGTCAATGTTTTTGTTAGTGAATGGTATGACAGCAGATTTAGCTACACTTAGTTTGAGATTGAGCATCTCTAAGCGTCGCGTTAGCTTCGGCAAGAATTTGTTCAGTCTTTTTGTAGCCTCCTCCATTGTTTTTCCCTTGGCGATGACAGCAAAATCGTCCGCAAATTGCACTAGCTCGCATTCATCGTTCGACAGGTCATGCAGGTTCGCTGTGTACAGGTTGAATAGGATTGGTGACAGAGGGCATCCTTGTGGTAAACCCTCGCTCACTTCCATTTGTACTGTACCTTCTTCTGTGGCTAGGAAAACTTGCCGACTCCTCAGATATTGATATAGCCAGGAAAGGAGTTTATCCGGTATACCATCCCTAGCTAATATTTGTAAGAGCAGGTTCGTATCTACAGAATCATACGCCATTTTAACGTCCAAAAAGGCAGTTAAGCATTCTACTCCGTTTTGTTTCTCTTCTTGCACAGTATTTACTACGTAGTTTATGCACGTTGTCGCCGACATATTTTTCCGAAAACCGAAAGACAGCTTAGGGATGAGATTTTTGATTTCTGCTATTTCCGAGAGACGGTTTTTGACCACGGCATTTAAAGGTTTCAATTCTACATTCATCAACGCTATGGGCCTTTTGGCACTTGGCAATTGTGGgtctgtatttttttttctcgatcgGTCGAATCTCCGTGAGACGCCATCTTTCCGGAATCCTCTCAGTGACAAACACACGACTCAGCATCTCGCagattttcatttgcatttctgGAGTTAGCTGCTTGAGCATATcatatgaaattttgttttctccCGGCACCGAGCTATTTTTCTTGCTCTTTAGGACCCCCAACAATTCCTTGTCCTTTAACGCCATCTGGTACCCCTCGATTTCATACTCCGTGCAAGCTGTTGGTTTTTGGATTGGCTTAACCTTGTCCTTAAAGAAGTACTCCTTGAACTCTGTTCCTTTTTCCAGTGTGATCTCTGTTCGTGTCTTGTATTCTCCGGACAGTGACGTATCGATTCCCTTTACGATATTCCAAAGATGTCTAGACGGGGTTGCCTCGTCTATTTTCTCCGATAGTTCCCCTATAtatttccttttttcctttcgTACTTCCTTTTTGAATTGTGCCCTGGATCGTTGCAAAACGATGTAATTTTGCTGGTTTTTGTTCACGTTATACGCTCGTAGTGATACTCTTTTCTCGCTGTACAACTTTCCAATTTTGTCTGTCCACCAGGTTTTTAGATAGTttgcctttttatttttcaccaCAAAGGACGCCTTTTTAACCGCTTCATCGAAAACTTCTACCATCTCTTCCAGCGAGTATATGAACTGTGGCCTCATACTGTCTAGTTCTTCTACCACCTTACTCTTGTTGATCCTCGTAATTCGTCTATTGACAATGGGAATATCCGTTTCTAGTTCAATCCAGATACAAAGGTGTGCGCCACCGAGCTCTTCATCTTGAACCATCCATGCAACTTTCCTCGCTACTCCAGTTGTTGCCAACGTTAGATCTATTGCTGATTCTTTTCCGCCTGGAGCTCCGATCATCGTTGCCGTTCCGTCGTTCAACAACATCAACTTGGAGCCTTCTATAAGTGTGTTTATGTACCTACCTCGTGCGCATTCCGGATATTCAGGACTCCATGAACTGTGGTGCCCATTCAGATCGCCTCCGACGATGGTTTCGCCTACGAGGCTCTCCAGATATGTAAAGATATCTTGAAGTGCTTTCTTTGTTTCTGTTAGGTTGTTTCCGGGCGGTAGATAAACCGAAAGTAGGTTAATTGTTTTAACTTGGTGTCCGACAGATTGGTTGATTTCAACTCCCACTGCTTCTAGTGGCCCAAAGTTCGGTAGCTTCAAGTTCTTATATTGTATTCCTTTTCGAAGTAGGATTCCTACACCGCCATACCCTCCTTCCCTTCTTTTGCTCACAAAATTGTACTTTTTTATTACTACCTGTTCCTGTTCCTTAAGCCTGATTTCCTGATGCAAGGCCACGCTTATATCGTTGGTCACCAAGTTTGTATATAGTTCTTCTCGTTTCTCCACTGGACGCATACTTTGAATGTTATATTGTAGTAATCTGAGCGTTTTATTCTCCATTGTTTCCTGTACTGTCTATTCTGATTTCGTTGGATTGTCCCAGCTCTGCATTTATAATTCTGTTTAATTCGGAAGAAACTTCAATCAGTATGTGGTCCGTGTCTATCTCTGATCTTGGTTCTTGTAGTTTGGAGTGTAGCCTGTCGCGCAGATCAACAATTTGGGTTAGCCAAGATTGCGTTCGAAAGTACTTTAAAAAGTCTTTTCTGAGCTGCGCAATGAAGATCTCGAACTCAGTAGCTTTGTGTTTATTCGTCTGTATTGGCCGGATTTCCTCTTCTGGCCTCGTTATACGTCTGTGTTCCTCAGTTTCCTCGACAACTGCCATTTCGGCTTCTTTTCGTGGGTCCGGTTTTTTCCATCGGCGGTGATTTGCTCTGGTGGTGGGTCGTCCACTTTTCAGGCTGCCGGCTCCCCCTTGTAAGTTCGGATAGTCTTCTGCTTCATCCAGCAACTCAAAACGGTTAGAAGTGTCGAAGAGATTTTCTGCTTCTGCAAAAGTGATTCTATTTGTCACCATCATCTTCACTATTTTCGTCCTTTTTTCCCTCTCAGGGCAGTTTCTGCTTGCTGCATCATGTGGTTTTCCGCAATTTGCGCAATGGGTTTTCTTATCGCATCTACTGGAGGTGTTCCTCCCCACAGTTCTGACATTTTGGTTTTGATCTACACACGTTTTTCTTATGGCCGAATTTCCAGCAGGCTGCGCACTGCTTCACCGGGAAAATGTAAAGCTGTGGTCTGAAGCTGCATCCGAAAATTTTTATTACTCTCGGTACTTCTTTTCCCGAAACCGTAACTTTCAAATTCGTCGTTTCTATGAGTTTATCCTCTTTATCCTTTTTCTTAATCCGTTCCACCTTAACCACTGTGGCATCAGCTCTGGTGTTTTTCTTTAGCTCTTCTTCTCCGAAGTTCAGTGGCACGTTTGGAACGAAGCATATGGTTTCCTTGTTGGCAAGAAAACTCGCAAGTTGTCGtcttttaaatttatgctttgcaataTTTCGAAGTCACTTCCTGTTTCCAGCTCCAGCTTGAAGCGAAATTTTcctattttcgtaatttctttgTACCGTGTGAATCCCGCCACAAGAAGCAGTTTTTCTAGCTCCACCGGATGTTTTGGTGATTCCTGGTTATAGTCATACGGCTCGATGTAAGCCACTTCTGACAGCACCGTCGCTTGTTTGGTAGTGCTACTGTTTTTCTCCTGTGTGCTTCCCACTGTCATTCCCTTCCGATCCGCCTGTGAGTTTTTCTGTTGGGATCACGTAGCTGTTGATATTGGAATTTGTGATCGTGTAATTCTGTTTGCTTTGAACGGTCCTTTCTTCATCTTGGATGTGTTTTATTTTTCGTTCTTCTCTGTCTAGATCGCTATCCCGAACACGCGAGATTTTTCCGCACTGCACTTTACTCCGTCCCAATCTTTTTTCAGAGATATCTGATGATGTTTACAGTATCCCACATTTCTTTTCAGACAGACTGCGGAATGAATTACTCGAGTACTCGAATCTTTAGTGCTCGATTGTCACTGGCGTGTTTAGTTTCGCCCGATCACAGAATTTTCTACAAACCATCCCggtcggaatttgattcggaatcctgaatggactcagtatggattccaaatcaacaattgatttggaatccataaggACTCCATTatgaaatccgaaccggttccggaatgagtttaactgggatgtacgtacacgtcacgCGACACAAACACTACATCATAACTtggtgaaaaattaaaaacaaatggGCTTTTCTTTTGATGTGCACTCGTGTACACCGGCGTAGTGAAGTGTAAACATCGAAACCGTTTTCTAATGCTGTGCTAATCCAACCAAACGTCGAAGGGGATCAGTGTAAAACAAGAGGATGACATGACGTCATATAGGCGTAgtcaacataaaaaactttgtAACAAAATTGACGAAATTTGTCTGAATACAAACGAGGAGCACGttagtttgcatcaaattagagaaactgtgcattgttttctattgtttactgctactgctgtttgttgatgacatttcaagcgattttgacgttgtcaaactgatcCCCATTGAGCGGTAGAAAAACGATGTTGCCTCTGTGTGTAGAGATACGGACGCCAGTTGCTTGGTGTAAAACGATTGTTTTGAACAATTGATGCAAACATGGAATTGAGATGATTTTTTCTCAAGTTGATGCAAATTTAGGCTGTTCGCAACGCTGAAGTATTCtataacccagtaaagttcagccggaactgaactggaattctggctgggtccagttcgtattccggctccagtgacacaaccgattctaattagaatcggttgtgtcactggagccggaatgcgaactggaaccagccggaattccagttcatttccggctgagcttaactgagAAGGGCTGTTCTATTTTACATCACCGCCTAAGACTGTTCGCTATGCTGTGATGTAAATTTGTTACAAAATGACAAGCCGTCGGATAATTTGGAtctgtcaaaatacatctagAACATGGTCTAGAACGATACGATGATTTTGTCACCTGCtctaaatattatttattcgattttgttattgtttatcATTTTCGTGACACATATTGTTTTTTCTGCTATCAGTCGTCACACAttccaatgaaaaatatttaaaacagtGTTCTACTCATGTTTCAAAtagtgaaaaattaaaaaaaaaaagaatagtcGAGCTGTTCTAAATCTGATCCAAAAAAGTGCTCGAAAAATAGAACATCTCAcattaagaaaaaatatatggTGACAGTTACCATATGAGGACGTAAATTTGACTTTGCGAATATATTGATTATTAGCTGGCAACAGCATCccagtcaccaaattttctgaCAGAGACCGCTTTGCTAGATTTCtgtcagtcttggtttggctgccctgtcagatttctacgCGTATCCTGTCAAAcctgagctagggcgaactcggttgcGCTCGCGTTTTcaggcaaattttgacaggaaccgagctaaaccctggcataactcggacataaactgtgcaaagatcctggcaattcctacttggtagaatttagcacgaatcgagtaaaacatctgacaaagatgtggcaggaagcgtacagaaatcctggccgtacattcctggttggattctggataaaaatgagcagcatcggttagtataaccgcttctgtcagaaacggttgttgcatttgagcaaattctttgccagaatgctcgcacaaatcgcgcaaaatactGGCAGAAACGCTACCAGAATctatttcgctttgctcaaattttgctaactttctgacagacccagtcaccgtggcaagctgaaagttagcaaaagttgagcaaagcgaaattgatgctggcagagtttctgcgagcattatGCGCAATCTacgcgagaattctggcaaagaattcgctcaaatgcaacaaccgtttctgactgaagctgttaaaccaaccgatgctgctcacttttatacagaatccagccaggaatgtacggccaagatctctgtacgcttcctgccacatctttgtaagatgttttgctcgattcgtgctaaattctaccaggtaggaattgccaggatctttgcacggtccctgtcaaaatttgccagaaaaccaAGGATGTcagatttgaagatttgtcttcattttgaagatatttgaaatgttgtgaagacgtgttcatcattttgaagacaaatgTGTTCGGATGTGTctgatttctggcagaattctggctcaaaatcaataatcgattcagaattctggctgttgaagacaaatgatgacattttttatgaaatgtgaaaacatttgaaaaatattcctggcatccctgcagaaaacgcgagcgaaaccgcccagttaaactcattcaaggaaccggttcggatttctgaatggagtcattatggattccaaatcaaatgcaacaaccgattccgactcagaatcggttgttgcatttgatttggaatccatactgactccattcaggattccgaatcaaattccgaatggtttgaccgggcgagttcgccctagctcaactaacccgacaggatacgcgcagaaatctgacagggctgccaaaccaagactaacaaaaatctagcagagcggtctctgccagaaaatttggtaaCTGGGGAAGCGGTTAAACTAACCAATGATGCTCACTTTtagccagaatccagccaggattgtacggccaagatttctgtatgcttcctcctacatctttgtcagatattttgctcgattcgtgttaaattctaccaggtaggaattgccagggtctttgcacggtttatttccaagttatgccagggttttgctcggttacTGTCAGaatttgccagaattctcgcacaaattgcgcaaaatgctcgcagaaactctgccagcatcaatttcgctttgctcagcttttgctaactttctgcttgccacggtgactgggatattgcctcaatcaaaagtcaact encodes:
- the LOC131679421 gene encoding uncharacterized protein LOC131679421, with the translated sequence MENKTLRLLQYNIQSMRPVEKREELYTNLVTNDISVALHQEIRLKEQEQVVIKKYNFVSKRREGGYGGVGILLRKGIQYKNLKLPNFGPLEAVGVEINQSVGHQVKTINLLSVYLPPGNNLTETKKALQDIFTYLESLVGETIVGGDLNGHHSSWSPEYPECARGRYINTLIEGSKLMLLNDGTATMIGAPGGKESAIDLTLATTGVARKVAWMVQDEELGGAHLCIWIELETDIPIVNRRITRINKSKVVEELDSMRPQFIYSLEEMVEVFDEAVKKASFVVKNKKANYLKTWWTDKIGKLYSEKRVSLRAYNVNKNQQNYIVLQRSRAQFKKEVRKEKRKYIGELSEKIDEATPSRHLWNIVKGIDTSLSGEYKTRTEITLEKGTEFKEYFFKDKVKPIQKPTACTEYEIEGYQMALKDKELLGVLKSKKNSSVPGENKISYDMLKQLTPEMQMKICEMLSRVFVTERIPERWRLTEIRPIEKKKYRPTIAKCQKAHSVDECRIETFKCRGQKPSLGNSRNQKSHP